One Fictibacillus halophilus genomic window, TTCTAAGAGATTATCCTGGTATCGGCATCAACGCTGCGATCAAGAAAAGCCGCAAGCTGATGAACGGTTACAAGTGGAAATTTTTCGTTTTACAGCTAAGCTTTCTAGGCTGGGGCATTCTTTGTATTTTATCACTTGGTATTGGTTTCTTTTGGCTCGCTCCATACATGAGCGCCTCGTATGCTGCGTTTTACAACGATCGCGTGAACGAACAGCAAGATCATCTTTAATATTTTAAACCTCGGAGCCATAGAGCTTCGAGGTTTTTTACTCTTTCATGAAAAAATCTTCCCCCACATACTTTATAATGAATGGCTTTAAAGGGGGATTCCGTATGGGGATTATTGAGGTACTTTTAGCTCGAGCAAACACGGCGACGGTAACAAAATCAGGAAACGACAGTACGGCCTCGATCGGCGGGAATCCTTTTCAAACGATTAACGGAGCAATCTCTGCCATTCTAGCTTCAAATGCACAAGGAATCACGATCTTGGTATATCCAGGTACATACGATGAGGTCGTTACATTGCCAGACGGAAACTCGCTAAAAGGGATTAGTGCTTCGACTGTCCTTATTTCAAAAGACGTATCTTCCAACACAACGCTACTTACGATGGGTAACAATACGACTGTAGAGGATGTTACCCTGACATTAACTTCTTCAGCTCATCTCGATTTAACGGGAATCGCTTTTCCGGGTACGACCGCACAATCTGCTAGTGCAAAGAGTGTAACGGTTCAAGTCGATAACGCGGCAGCTGGTACTGGCGGCACTTCAAACGTGTATGGGGTTCATTCATTCGGAACAGGAAATCCGACTATTGGAACAAGCAATCTTAATAACTTGAGTGTAACGGTTCAATCTGCAGGGCTTGGAAACAAAAGAGGCATACTCGTGGACTCTAATCCACAAACGTTTAACTGTCAAAATTCTGTAATTCAAAGTGTTAATGGTGGCGTGGCAGGTTCTTATATCGCTGCTGAAGTAAGCCGAACGGGAGCTTCACTCAATCTGATCGGATGTACGCTTGAGGGAGGAACGGCCGATATCTCTCAAAGTGGTGGAACTTTAACAATTGGAAGTACACAATTGATCAATTCAACAGCGAACAGCCTTGGTTTCTCAACTTTTGGGCAGCCTTCTATCTTCTTTTGGGCTCAACCGGGTGTAATCGGTCTCGGTACTAGCTTTTACCGTCCGGGGACAGCGTCTCTCACAGGTACAGAGGTTATCATACGGATCAGCCAAAGGTGTATCGTAAAAACGTTAAACATTCGCTCACTCGTCAGCCCTGGCATAGGTACCACAGTAAATTGGACGGTCCGTAAGAATGGAGCGGACACGGGACTGACTGCTTCTATGAACGGTTTACAAAATTCCGCTATCAATGACGACGTTTCGTTGACCTATGAGGCTGGGGACACCTTGTCTTTAAAGGTTTCTACTGCACTTATTAGTACGATCGCAGATACGGTTGTCCAAGTTGAAATTGTTTAGCTGTTAGGAGATGGTCATGATTCTTATGAACTGAAGGATGAGCGGAACGCCCCGATTGGGAACAGGACCCGCTGATTGAAGAAGCGTGAGACTGCCTTCTTTCACTTCATAAAAAGAGGACGGCTGCAGCATGCCGTTTACAAATAAATTAATATACGAGACGGTCGTTGGATTTAAAATATCTGTGCTTCTATACTCGGGATATCGATCGTCATTTGTATATATTCTTTTGATACCATCTGAAAGAGTCGTATATTGAAACGTCTCTACACGTAGTAGCGTTGGTGATGGTGGCACGGGTGGAAATGGCGGGAACGAGATGGGTGCCGGACACGAGAAATAATAATAGTCGTCAGCTTCACAAGATCGACAGTCGCAGCAGGTACAACAGGACGATGACGAACGGCAAGACTCGTTTTGGAAAAGAGTTCTTTTTGATTGATGTTGTGAACAGCAGCGGTCAAACAAGGTTTTTCTTTTACCACACATATGATTTGGTTTTTGGAACAACGTAAACTCCCCCTATCACAGCTAGCTCTAGTACCTTGCACCCAGCACCGCTGCTGGTCCACTATGAATGTTCTTAATTAAGTAGTCACAAACTCTATGATTACAGGCGTCTGACCGGCAAGTGTATCACCGTTAGGAATGGTGATCTCAGCTGTCGTTACGGTTGATGTATCATCTGTCTGAATCATGCCATTAATGTATAGGTTATAGTACGAATATGTCGTAGGGAAGGCTGTAGCTGGTGCACCTGTGTCGTCTGTAAAAGCAGTAGCTGCGATTTCAAATGTCGCACCCGTTCCAGTACCACTTGCGATGGTCGAAGCAAATCTGCTCGCGTTCACATTGATATACGGTTTAATAATTGGCATAGATGTATTCCCCATTTCATTCAGATTTTAGACTTCCCAACTACAGTTGGTGCTGCCTAACAACACCACTATTCTATGCCAATGTACCTAGAATTGACCCAAAAAGTTCTCCCCTGAAATGTCCATCTTAAATGGACATTTCAGGGGAGTTTGTATTTGTTTGGGGTCAGACCCCATTTCCCAAAATATTTCCCAACACTAGGACATATCTATCAATATAGGGCAGTCAGACAAGACATCTAAGGGGTGGCATGATGGATCAACTTACTTTAATCGTCGTCGGGGTCATTGGGTTTCTCGTATTTATGGGGATTGTGGGTCATACACAAACCGCCTATCACTTTCGCAAATGGAACAAAGAGCTTCAGCAGCTCGAGACAAATAAAGAACAGCAGCCGTACTCGCATTGGCTGCAACGGGTTACAGCCGATTATAAACAGTTTCATCTAGCAGGAGTACCGCAGCTCAACACGCAGGCACTGATTGAAAAACATCTATACAATGAACGCATTCCGCTTCTTGGCGTCTTGAGGGTACCGGTCGGCAATATTCAAAAGCTGCTCAACCAGCTTCCGTCTTTCACGATCATTCTCGGCGTGCTTGGAACGTTCGTCGGACTCACGCTCTCTCTTTTATCTATGCAAGATACGCTCATGACGCTCGGCACGCAGCCTGCTGATTCAAATCTTACGCTGAATTCGATCATCTCCTCCCTCACCGCAC contains:
- a CDS encoding DUF4183 domain-containing protein, whose product is MFQKPNHMCGKRKTLFDRCCSQHQSKRTLFQNESCRSSSSCCTCCDCRSCEADDYYYFSCPAPISFPPFPPVPPSPTLLRVETFQYTTLSDGIKRIYTNDDRYPEYRSTDILNPTTVSYINLFVNGMLQPSSFYEVKEGSLTLLQSAGPVPNRGVPLILQFIRIMTIS
- a CDS encoding DUF4183 domain-containing protein — translated: MPIIKPYINVNASRFASTIASGTGTGATFEIAATAFTDDTGAPATAFPTTYSYYNLYINGMIQTDDTSTVTTAEITIPNGDTLAGQTPVIIEFVTT